The window ATTATTGCAAGCGACGCTAAACCTGTAGCCGTAGTCAATAAGCACATTAAAAACAAGGATGAAACCAAAAATGCCATTTGCGTTAAAGTAACGGCGTTTCGTTTAGTGGGCGTGGAAAGAATATACGCCATCGAGCCGCTGTCTACTTGCCCGGCTATCAAGGAGTTAGACACCATTATGATATAAATTACCGGAAGCAGCAATCCTGCGATTTTGAAGAATATCGAGCCAGTCAAAAGTTCCGCAAGGTCGAGCTTTTGCATATCGGCAAGGCTTTCTTTTACATTGTCGGGGAACCCGTCCATTACGCTGACGGACAGTTTCCCGATAAGCGCGTTAACCTCTTCCGAATCAAGCTGGCTCAAGCTTTGACCGGGATAACGCACTGTTACTTGCGCGCGGAAATTGAGTACTGCCTCGCTTGCTATTTCTGATATTTTATCCTCTGTAAAACCGTATTCCGCAAGTGGTTCGGACATAAGCTCCTTCATTGCCGATACAACCGTTAGAGACGCGAACTCCTGCGAATTCAAACCAGATTGTGCAACATACGAATTTAGTGTTGCGAGAACAAACTCTTTTGCCGTATCCGCTTCCTCTTGCGTGTTGGTTTCTAAGATACTGTTGTAAAGAGCGTCCGCGATCGTATTAATCAATACCTGTCCGCCGATTTTCTCCGGGGTAAGATTGGCATCCGTATTATATGCGTAGATATTCAAAAAGCTCTCTACAAATCCTTTTTGTTGCTCCGGGGTACTTGAAACTATAGCGTTTATAACAGACTGTTTATCCTCATCCGTGGGGTTCGGATACTGGTTTATGGCATAATTATAACCTCCGGCAATCTGGGGTGTGCTTTGTGTTACCCCCTCGATCTGCCCGTCATATCCTTCCAGTGAAGATGCACCCATATAGTAATAGCTCATCGACGCGTCCTCAACCTGACTTTCTACGGCGTCTTTTACAAAAGAATCGCCGAGGGAAGTCATAATATTATTGACCGAATCCCTGCCTACAACCGTGAGGATTATTGCAAGCATAAAACAGGTAGCTATCGTAACGACTACCCAACTCACCCAGTTTGCCTTTATGGACTGCTTAAAAAGCGGCTTGCTGAACATTATATCTGTATCTCCTTTTTGTACTTGGATAAAGTCTTTTTAAAATGCTTTTCCAGCGTGTATTCGTTTTCTGTTATAAATTTAACTTCCAAGCCTATAAGGGCTTGCAAAAGTTTTTCTGCTTCGGTTTTTTTTATTTGAACCGTAACTTGGAAGTATTCGGGTTGGTCGCGGGTAATCACATAACCCTTTTCCTTAAACTTTCGATATTCATCCTCTTTGACAAACTCTATTTTATATTCAGTGTCGGGATTGGCCAAGATTTTTTGCATCTGGACAACCTCCTCGATCCTGCCGTTATGGATAAGCGCTACGCGGTCGCATAACTGTTCGACTTCGCCGTAAAGGTGGCTGCTCATGAGTATCGTTTTACCCTTTTGACGTTCCTTTTGAATAACGTCGACAAAGGAAATTCGCATAAGAGGGTCTAACCCGGTGGACGGTTCGTCCATAATCAATATTTCCGCATTATTCATAAGAGCTTCTACCAAGGCGGTTTTTTGCTTCATACCTTTGCTCATACGCTTTAAGTCTGCGGATAAATCAATTTGCAATATCCTTACCAGTTCTTTTGCGTATGTCAAATCCATGACTCCTAAAAATTCCGCTTGGTTCTTAATAAATACCGTGCCGCTGCCAAGATCGGGAAAGGCAATTTCGCCGGGAACATACCCCACATGTTTTTTGATTTTCTCCGGACTTTTCCAAGCATCAAAACCGTACACCGACGCACTGCCGCCCGTGGGCTGGACAAATCCCATAATGCTTCTTATAAGCGTGGTTTTACCTGCGCCGTTAGCCCCTACCAGTCCAAGGCATTCTCCTTTTTTTACGGTTAAATTTATATCGAAGATGCCCCGTCCGCTGCCGTAGTCTTTAGTGAGGTTTTTTAGTATAATCAGGTCGCTCACAGCATACCTCCAAAATCTTTATCCCCTACATAGTAGTTCATAAAGTAATCCTCCAATGTTTCCTTCTTGTGCGAAAATCTCTCAATGTCTGTAGAGGATAACCGGGAGATTACTTCATTTATTTTGCTGTCCTCACATTCAAAGGAAATTGCATACCTTTCTGCATCGGAAGCAACAATTCTCAAAACCTCATCCTTTTTGTTTGCTGTTATAAAAGCATTAAAGATTTTTCGGTTTTTAAAAACAACCGCATAGGTTTTTAATGTAGCGTGCTTGAGGTCGTTTGCTATAAATTCAGATACGATTACACCGTCCTTAATAATTGCTATCCTGTCGCAAGTCGCGTCTATTTCGTTGAACATATGGCTGGATAACATAATCGTCTTGCCCGCGTTTTTTTGCAGCTTAATAAAATCAATGAATACTTCCTGCATAACGGGGTCTAATCCGCTTGTAGGCTCATCTAAAATAAGCACATCAGGGTCGCCCATAAACGCTGTTACAATAGCCAGCTTTCTTTTGACGCCCAAGCTCATGCGCTTGGTTTCCCCGCTTGGGTCAAGCTCGAAAATTTCAAGAAGCCGCTTTAGCAAAGCATCCGACCTGATACCTTTCATTTTCATAATCATATCAATAAATTCCCAACCTGTAAGTCCCGCCGGCAACGCTATTTCTCCGGGAATATACCCTACGTTTCTAAGAATTTCCGAATATGCTTGAAAGGATTCTTTGCCAAATACTTGCGTGCTGCCCTTCTGCGGCTTGGAAAAGCCCATAAGATGCCTTATGGTAGTAGATTTTCCGGCGCCGTTCGGTCCCAAAAAGCCGTAAACCTCTCCTTTTTGAACCTCAAAACTCACGTCAAAAACGCCGCGTCCGTAGCCGTAGTCCTTTGTCAAATTTTTCACTGCGATTACATTCATTTAAGCTCCTTTACGAATTGATAAACTAATTGGGCTTATCAATCGTGTTTTAGTATCCTTTAAATCTTTACAAACTATTGGTGATTTACCTTCCGGCCTCGCCTGTAACGCTGTAAGAAAGTAAATTTTTTATATATACCATGACTTATACACTTGTGTAATTTGAAATTATTATATATAATATGATTAGGCTAAGTCAACTGGAAACAAAGCGGAAAATGCATCTTACACGAAGAAGGAGAATTGAGTAAATGTATAAAGAGCAGACAAACAAGGTTGCGATACGCACTCAAAACGCCGTAGCCGATGCCTTCTTGGATTTATTGCAGGAATATGATTATGAGGATATTTCCATAACAGAGATATGTAAACGCGCAGATATCGTGCGTAAAACCTTTTATAACAATTTTCAGTCTAAGGATGATATTGTCCGCTACCGCATCAACCACATATTTCAAGAATTAGAATCTACGGTGGATCTGAGGTATATGAGTGTAAAACGTATTCTCTTAATAGCATTCGGCTTTGTTATGGATTATCGTGAAGCCCTCTTATTATTTTACAGGAGAGGACTCCTCAACCGTTTTGCCGGTAAAAGCATTACGAGTTATATTACAAAAGACCATATTTTATCCAAATTGGATAAAGATACGATTGATCCCA of the Dehalococcoidales bacterium genome contains:
- a CDS encoding ABC transporter permease subunit; translated protein: MFSKPLFKQSIKANWVSWVVVTIATCFMLAIILTVVGRDSVNNIMTSLGDSFVKDAVESQVEDASMSYYYMGASSLEGYDGQIEGVTQSTPQIAGGYNYAINQYPNPTDEDKQSVINAIVSSTPEQQKGFVESFLNIYAYNTDANLTPEKIGGQVLINTIADALYNSILETNTQEEADTAKEFVLATLNSYVAQSGLNSQEFASLTVVSAMKELMSEPLAEYGFTEDKISEIASEAVLNFRAQVTVRYPGQSLSQLDSEEVNALIGKLSVSVMDGFPDNVKESLADMQKLDLAELLTGSIFFKIAGLLLPVIYIIMVSNSLIAGQVDSGSMAYILSTPTKRNAVTLTQMAFLVSSLFLMCLLTTATGLASLAIIGSSSLSYTEMLLLNVGSFFTMFAFSGICFFASAWFNRSKHAMAAGGGLSMYFLVATILGLFGSSAMPGLVRMDTMNIFNYTTITHLFDTASILAGTTAFIWKLGVLAAFGL
- a CDS encoding ATP-binding cassette domain-containing protein, giving the protein MSDLIILKNLTKDYGSGRGIFDINLTVKKGECLGLVGANGAGKTTLIRSIMGFVQPTGGSASVYGFDAWKSPEKIKKHVGYVPGEIAFPDLGSGTVFIKNQAEFLGVMDLTYAKELVRILQIDLSADLKRMSKGMKQKTALVEALMNNAEILIMDEPSTGLDPLMRISFVDVIQKERQKGKTILMSSHLYGEVEQLCDRVALIHNGRIEEVVQMQKILANPDTEYKIEFVKEDEYRKFKEKGYVITRDQPEYFQVTVQIKKTEAEKLLQALIGLEVKFITENEYTLEKHFKKTLSKYKKEIQI
- a CDS encoding ABC transporter ATP-binding protein, with product MNVIAVKNLTKDYGYGRGVFDVSFEVQKGEVYGFLGPNGAGKSTTIRHLMGFSKPQKGSTQVFGKESFQAYSEILRNVGYIPGEIALPAGLTGWEFIDMIMKMKGIRSDALLKRLLEIFELDPSGETKRMSLGVKRKLAIVTAFMGDPDVLILDEPTSGLDPVMQEVFIDFIKLQKNAGKTIMLSSHMFNEIDATCDRIAIIKDGVIVSEFIANDLKHATLKTYAVVFKNRKIFNAFITANKKDEVLRIVASDAERYAISFECEDSKINEVISRLSSTDIERFSHKKETLEDYFMNYYVGDKDFGGML
- a CDS encoding TetR/AcrR family transcriptional regulator; this translates as MYKEQTNKVAIRTQNAVADAFLDLLQEYDYEDISITEICKRADIVRKTFYNNFQSKDDIVRYRINHIFQELESTVDLRYMSVKRILLIAFGFVMDYREALLLFYRRGLLNRFAGKSITSYITKDHILSKLDKDTIDPKAYKYITAQISAVIISVIETWIENDFEESVDFLAGLTEELMYKPNGANNLS